From the genome of Malus domestica chromosome 04, GDT2T_hap1, one region includes:
- the LOC103408363 gene encoding phosphatidate phosphatase PAH1-like, translating to MNVVGKVGSLISQGVYSVATPFHPFGGAVDVIVVQQQDGTFRSTPWYVRFGKFQGVLKGAEKMVHINVNGTDANFHMYLDNSGEAYFIKEVESGKVSEINGVDKDFENSEATQGDNTFDGDGQSHDIRRLEHSVSDSVVVEMREEHNSFGAKRMERAESDVDRRFYEFQDEQSSLEGSVELSGYGSSRYDNLDSERIVESQNLNSEVILVSVDGHVLTAPISASEQTAENVELDTPRFNLGPGEETDFCEGTEEFSSGETAWAADYISKLNASTASVASGNVSGVQKDDNVIGHQLEVDEREGECVCQAQETQKTSTQERDLQMHSNSEDTSANKEDAFKCCLELEEKAKHEVKDVENMGSSLEVQSSPETSHETLLVVDRTEDATVDLRNNDEISASPGFVSPDNNMHPHLEVGNESIEKIVCSAEQMSIDSISVHSVSNDPDWKDGQCVTSAVVDGTEINQQRPESVDECSKSELIEPPTESSSEETQNELIEPPPESSSEEIQVHSSIRFEISLCGNGLRPGMGVKAAAETFAAHRISAEDFITSATSILKNENLIVRYRERYFSWEKAAPAVLGMAAFNLDLSVEPEEAIPVEQDGSEKPRNEDPGTPSTPSGRRWRLWPIPFRRVKTLEHTDSNSSNEDEFVDSESGLQNSQVETVPESPQKQFVRTNVPTTEQIASLNLKEGQNMITFSFSTRVWGTQQVDAHIYLWKWNARIVISDVDGTITKSDVLGQFMPLVGKDWTHTGVSRLFSAIKENGYQLLFLSARAIVQAYLTRSFLLNLKQDGKALPNGPVVISPDGLFPSLFREVVRRAPHEFKIACLEDIKKLFPADYNPFYAGFGNRDTDELSYRKIGIPKGKIFIINPKGEVAISHHPVDVKTYTSLHTLVNDMFPPTSLVEQEDFNSWNYWKVPLPEID from the exons ATGAATGTGGTTGGCAAAGTTGGGAGCCTAATTTCCCAAGGTGTTTACTCTGTTGCCACCCCTTTTCATCCGTTTGGCGGGGCTGTTGATGTCATTGTGGTTCAGCAGCAGGATGGGACGTTTAGGAGCACGCCTTGGTATGTCCGGTTTGGTAAATTTCAGGGTGTTCTCAAAGGTGCGGAGAAGATGGTCCACATCAATGTAAATGGCACAGATGCCAATTTCCATATGTATCTTGATAACTCGGGTGAGGCTTATTTTATAAAGGAGGTTGAATCGGGTAAAGTAAGTGAGATAAATGGGGTTGACAAGGATTTTGAAAATTCAGAAGCTACGCAAGGGGATAATACTTTCGATGGTGATGGCCAAAGTCATGACATTCGTAGACTTGAGCACAGTGTCTCTGATTCggtggtggttgaaatgagagAGGAACACAATTCATTTGGCGCAAAACGGATGGAGAGGGCAGAATCTGATGTTGATCGGAGGTTCTATGAATTTCAAGATGAGCAATCTTCTCTAGAGGGCTCTGTTGAGTTATCGGGGTATGGGTCTAGTCGATACGATAATCTAGACAGTGAGCGTATTGTGGAATCACAGAATTTAAACTCGGAAGTTATATTGGTGAGTGTAGATGGTCATGTATTGACAGCTCCCATCTCAGCATCAGAACAGACCGCAGAGAATGTGGAATTAGACACACCTCGATTCAATCTGGGTCCAGGTGAAGAGACGGACTTCTGCGAAGGCACCGAGGAGTTTAGTTCAGGTGAAACTGCTTGGGCTGCTGATTATATCAGTAAGCTGAATGCATCTACAGCTAGTGTTGCTTCTGGGAATGTCAGCGGCGTCCAGAAGGATGATAATGTTATTGGACATCAGTTGGAAGTTGATGAAAGAGAAGGGGAGTGCGTATGTCAAGCTCAAGAAACACAAAAGACTTCAACACAGGAAAGAGATCTTCAGATGCATAGCAATTCAGAAGACACATCTGCTAACAAGGAAGATGCTTTCAAGTGCTGTTTGGAGCTAGAAGAAAAGGCCAAACATGAAGTGAAAGATGTTGAAAATATGGGGTCCTCATTGGAGGTTCAAAGTTCACCAGAAACATCTCATGAGACTCTTCTGGTGGTTGATAGAACTGAAGATGCTACTGTTGACTTGAGAAATAATGATGAGATATctgcatctcctggttttgtTTCACCCGACAACAATATGCATCCACATTTGGAAGTTGGAAATGAATCAATTGAGAAGATTGTGTGTTCTGCAGAACAAATGAGTATTGACAGCATTTCTGTACATTCTGTCAGTAATGATCCAGACTGGAAGGATGGACAGTGTGTTACATCAGCAGTGGTTGATGGGACAGAAATTAATCAACAAAGACCTGAAAGTGTAGATGAATGCAGTAAAAGTGAGCTAATAGAACCCCCAACAGAATCTTCAAGCGAAGAAACACAAAATGAGCTAATAGAACCCCCACCAGAATCGTCAAGTGAAGAAATACAAGTCCATTCAAGCATAA GGTTTGAGATTTCTCTCTGTGGGAATGGACTTCGTCCGGGTATGGGGGTGAAAGCTGCTGCTGAAACCTTTGCTGCACATCGTATATCTGCAGAGGATTTTATAACTTCTGCAACatcaattttgaaaaatgaaaatctgATTGTCAGATATAGGGAAAGATACTTTTCGTGGGAAAAAGCAGCTCCTGCTGTTCTTGGAATGGCTGCTTTTAATCTAGATTTATCTGTTGAGCCAGAGGAGGCAATTCCTGTCGAACAAGATGGCTCAGAAAAACCAAGGAATGAGGATCCTGGAACGCCCTCGACTCCTTCTGGACGCAGATGGAGGCTCTGGCCCATTCCATTTAGGAGGGTCAAAACACTTGAGCACACCGACAGTAATTCATCAAATGAGGATGAATTTGTTGATTCTGAATCTGGTCTGCAGAACTCACAAGTTGAAACGGTTCCTGAGTCCCCTCAGAAGCAATTTGTAAGGACAAATGTTCCCACCACCGAGCAGATAGCATCTTTAAATCTCAAAGAAGGTCAAAATATGATAACTTTCAGTTTCTCTACAAGGGTTTGGGGGACACAACAG GTTGATGCACATATATACTTGTGGAAATGGAATGCCAGAATTGTAATTTCTGATGTTGACGGAACTATTACCAA GTCGGATGTGTTAGGTCAGTTCATGCCATTAGTTGGAAAGGATTGGACGCATACTGGTGTGTCTAGGCTTTTCTCTGCGATTAAG GAAAATGGATATCAGCTACTGTTTTTGAGTGCACGTGCAATCGTACAGGCATATCTTACGAGAAGCTTTTTACTCAACCTAAAACAG GATGGAAAAGCTTTACCCAATGGACCTGTTGTTATCTCACCTGATGGATTATTTCCTTCATTGTTTCGTGAAG TTGTAAGAAGAGCACCACATGAATTCAAAATTGCCTGTTTAGAG GACATTAAAAAACTCTTCCCCGCCGATTACAATCCATTCTATGCAGGATTTGGAAATAGAGACACGGATGAGCTCAGCTACAGGAAAATTGGGATTCCAAAGGGCAAAATATTCATAATCAATCCCAAG GGTGAGGTGGCCATCAGCCATCATCCCGTTGACGTGAAGACGTACACATCTTTGCACACTCTTGTCAACGACATGTTTCCTCCAACTTCACTGGTTGAGCAG GAAGACTTCAACTCGTGGAACTACTGGAAAGTGCCATTGCCGGAAATTGACTGA